The Rhodobium gokarnense genomic interval TCTCCCGCCATGGCATGTCGGCCTCCTCCGCCTATCCATGCCAAAACTGTCAACCATCTCCCCGAACGCTGTAAGCCATCTCCCCGGGACATACATCAAGGCCGGGGTGACGGGAGAGGGGGTGTCGGGCGCGTTCCTCACAGCGGGCTCACGTCGTCGCTTGGTCGCCCTTGCGAACCCAATGGGTTGGATGTTCTCCTGTCGGCATCGCTGCATAGGAGAGAGCCCCGTAAGACCATGACCGACGACGTCATCACCCGCCACGTGCTGATCTCCGGCCGCGTCCAGGGCGTCGGCTACCGGGCCTGGTGCCGGCGGGAGGCGGAGGAGCGGGGGCTGTCCGGCTGGGTCCGCAACCGCCAGAACGGGGACGTCGAAGCCGTCTTTTCCGGGGCGCCGGAGGTGGTCGAGGCGATCATCCTTGCTTGCCGGAAAGGGCCGGGCTGGGCCCGCGTCGACCATGTCGAAGTCATTTCCGACGGTGCGCCGATCCGCGGCCCGTTCGAAATGCGGGCGACCCGGTGAGCGAGGCCGTCGGCGTCAGCGTTCCGCGACCTCCGCATCGAAGCTGAGCTTGCCGCCATATTTGCGCACGATGAAGGCCTCGAGCTGCTTGCGGTGCTTGTGGTGGCGGGCCTGGTTGCCGATGTATTTGTCGACCGGCACCTGGCGGTAGAAATACCAGATGACGGCGCCGACGAGGATCGCCGGCAAGAAGCCGAGCCCCAGCGCAAAGATGGCGAGCACCATCCAGCCGGCGCTGAGGCCGCAGCCGGGCAGGGCACCTCCCTTTTCCTTCTTCTTTCGGGGATCGCCCTCGCGCACCTCTTCCAGCTTCTGGATCGAGTAGTTGCAGGCAAGCAGCGGCTTGTCGGCGACGGAGTTGTCCTCGCGAACGAAGAACACCTCGACGTCGTGGCCGTCGCGCATCGGCAGTTCGACGCCGCGCAGGCGAATCGGCGTCTCGATGCCTTCCGCATCGTCGAGGAAGAATTCCTTCAAGGGGCCCTGGTCGGGAAAGAGCTGGTAGCCGCGGACGATGCCGCGCACCGAAAAGACGTAGTCGCTGGCCATTTTGTCCGGTGGTCCCCCGCGGGCTTGGTACTCTCTCAGTCCGTAACCGTTTCCAGCGGCCCGAACAATGGGGCGAATTCGGCCTTCAGCGCAATGTCGAGGTCGGCAAGGGTGGCGGGAAGGCCGAGATCGACGAGGCTGGTGACGCCGTGGTCCGTCACGCCGCAGGGCACGATGCCGGAGAAATGCTCCAGCACGGGGTCGACGTTGATGGCGATGCCGTGGAAGGTCGTCCAGCGGCGCACGCGCACGCCGATGGCGGCGATCTTGTCCTCTGCGTCCGGCCCCTTGTCCGGCCGGCGCACCCAGACGCCGACGCGGTCGTCGCGCCGCTCGCCGCGGATATGAAACCGCCACAGGGTACGGATGATCCATTCCTCCAGCGCCTCGATATAAGCGCGCACGTCCTGGCGGCGTCGTTTGAGATCCAGCATGACATAGGCGATGCGCTGGCCGGGGCCGTGATAGGTGAACTGGCCGCCGCGCCCGGTGCGGTAGACGGGGAATCGCTCCGGCGTCAAAAGGTCCGTATCGACGGCGCTGGTGCCGGCGGTATAGAGCGGTGGATGCTCCAGGAGCCAGACTCGCTCCGGCGCCGTGCCTTCGGCGATTTCGGCGACCCGAGCCTCCATGGCGGCCACCGCCTCGGGGTAGGGGACGGGGGTATCGCTGATGACCCATTCGACCGGCGGCGCACCGGCTCTTGCGACCATGATCCGGCCGGGATCGGTGCGCGCATTAACCATCGGCTAACCATTCTCCTTCCACAGTGACGCCAAATGTCGCGTTGCATCGGGCGCGTTCCGTCGGGCCTTGCCACGGAGTCTCCATGGGCACCACCATCGACACCATTACCGTCGAGCTGTCCGTCGTTCTCGGCACTTCCGAGATGCCGATCCATCAGCTTTTGCGCATGGGTCGCGGCGCGGTCATCGAGTTAGATACGACCGAAGACGACGATGTCCAAGTGCTGGCCAACAACATTCCGGTGGCGCGCGGGCAGGTGATCCTGCGCGGCGAGAAGATCGGCGTCTCCGTCACCCAGGTGCTGATGCGCCCGCCGGACGCCCGGCCGCGTGACACCGTCTACAAGGTGGTCGGTGACGATCTTCCCAAAAGGGACGCTTGAACCCCTGTCACCGATTTGATACAGGAAGCGCGCTGATCGACATCAGCCCTATTTTTGCGGTCGTGGCGGAATTGGTAGACGCGCAGCGTTGAGGTCGCTGTGGGGTAAAACCCGTGGAAGTTCGAGTCTTCTCGACCGCACCATCTCACTCTTGAAAATATGTCTCACGCGAGTGCGCTTCGCGCACCGCTCCGACGGGGCGGCGCACGGGCGCCGGCGGCCGGTCGGCCTTGCGAAGCCTTTGGCTTCGATCTTTTGTCTCACACCAGGCTCGCTTCGCTCGCGGCTCCGACGGGGCGGCGCATGGGCGCCGGCAGCCGTTCGGCCTTGCGAAGCCTCTCGGCTTCGATTGCCGTTGCATCGCACTCAGTCGTCACCCCGGGTTTGAGCCGGGGCCTATTGCCCACCTCAACACGGTATGTCGTCGCGGGTCGGATCTCCGCATCGGTCCGAGCGCGACATTGGCGTGGAAAGGGGCATTGGATGCCGGGTCCTCGTCGGCTGCCATGATTTTCCGCCGTTCTTTCTGCCCTGCCCCCCATTTTCAGGAAAACTGACTTTAAGGATTTTCCTATGCTGCGGTCCTGAACGGCCCCTCCCGGCTTTTTTCCAAAAGAGGATTACCGCATGCTCAGGAACGACCAGCTCGACCAGTGGGATCGGGAGAATTTCTTCCATCCCTCCACCCATCTCGCCCAGCACGCCCGCGGCGAGGCGCCGAACCGCATCATTACGACCGGCTCCGGCGTCCACATCACCGACCGCGACGGCACCACGCTGCTCGATGCCTTTGCCGGGCTCTATTGCGTCAATGTGGGCTACGGGCGCCAGGAGATCGCCGAGGCGATCGCGGCGCAGGCGAAAGAGCTCGCCTACTACCACGCCTATGTGGGCCACGGCACGGAGGCCTCCATCACGCTCGCCAAGATGGTGCTGGACCGGGCGCCCTCGAACATGTCGAAGGTCTATTTCGGCCTCTCCGGCTCGGACGCCAACGAGACCAACATCAAGCTCGTCTGGTACTACAACAACATCCTCGGCCGGCCGGAGAAAAAGAAGATCATCTCGCGCTGGCGCGGCTATCACGGTTCCGGCCTGATGACCGGCTCGCTGACCGGCCTCGACCTCTTCCACAAGAAGTTCGACCTGCCGCTGTCGCCGGTGCTCCACACCGTCTCGCCCTACTACTATCGCCGCGACGACCTGACGATGAGCGAGGACCAGTTCGTCGCCCATTGCGCGGCGGAGCTGGAAGCGCTGATCGAGCGGGAAGGGGCCGACACCATCGCCGCCTTCATCGGCGAGCCGGCGATGGGCACGGGTGGCCTGGTGCCGCCGCCGAAGGGCTACTGGCAGGCGATCCAGCCGATCCT includes:
- a CDS encoding acylphosphatase produces the protein MTDDVITRHVLISGRVQGVGYRAWCRREAEERGLSGWVRNRQNGDVEAVFSGAPEVVEAIILACRKGPGWARVDHVEVISDGAPIRGPFEMRATR
- the lipB gene encoding lipoyl(octanoyl) transferase LipB, with protein sequence MVNARTDPGRIMVARAGAPPVEWVISDTPVPYPEAVAAMEARVAEIAEGTAPERVWLLEHPPLYTAGTSAVDTDLLTPERFPVYRTGRGGQFTYHGPGQRIAYVMLDLKRRRQDVRAYIEALEEWIIRTLWRFHIRGERRDDRVGVWVRRPDKGPDAEDKIAAIGVRVRRWTTFHGIAINVDPVLEHFSGIVPCGVTDHGVTSLVDLGLPATLADLDIALKAEFAPLFGPLETVTD
- a CDS encoding FliM/FliN family flagellar motor switch protein gives rise to the protein MGTTIDTITVELSVVLGTSEMPIHQLLRMGRGAVIELDTTEDDDVQVLANNIPVARGQVILRGEKIGVSVTQVLMRPPDARPRDTVYKVVGDDLPKRDA
- a CDS encoding aspartate aminotransferase family protein, producing the protein MLRNDQLDQWDRENFFHPSTHLAQHARGEAPNRIITTGSGVHITDRDGTTLLDAFAGLYCVNVGYGRQEIAEAIAAQAKELAYYHAYVGHGTEASITLAKMVLDRAPSNMSKVYFGLSGSDANETNIKLVWYYNNILGRPEKKKIISRWRGYHGSGLMTGSLTGLDLFHKKFDLPLSPVLHTVSPYYYRRDDLTMSEDQFVAHCAAELEALIEREGADTIAAFIGEPAMGTGGLVPPPKGYWQAIQPILQKHDILLIADEVVTGFGRLGSMFGSDHYGIEADIITIAKGLTSAYAPLSGSIISDKVWEVLEKGTDENGPIGHGWTYSAHPIGAAAGVANLKLIDEMNLVANAAETGAYLNQAMADAVGGHGNVGEVRGEGMLCAVEFVADKASRTYFDPAKKAGAAISGALLKRGVIARAMPQGDIIGFAPPLCLSRAEADEIVGKTKEAVEEVFADV